Proteins encoded within one genomic window of Anopheles gambiae chromosome 3, idAnoGambNW_F1_1, whole genome shotgun sequence:
- the LOC1280319 gene encoding peptide methionine sulfoxide reductase, whose amino-acid sequence MVATEHAHDQAGRLENIPQQPLHQIDTPFEKATFGMGCFWGCDSLFGATKGVLRTRVGYAGGSTESPAYKKMGDHTEVIEIDYDPQTISYIDLLDLFWNNHEYGLTTRMKRQYMSLILYHNEQQRQIAEASRAEEQVKRAPEHIITEIAPAGPFYPAENYHQKYRLQGHTDLAKGIGLTPDLLHTSHVAARLNGYLIGVSGLKQFEDEADLLGLSKDQVQYVREYVIQNEGGGIFC is encoded by the exons ATGGTAGCTACA GAACACGCTCACGATCAAGCTGGAAGGCTGGAAAATATCCCCCAGCAGCCACTGCATCAGATCGACACGCCTTTTGAGAAGGCCACCTTCGGAATGGGGTGCTTTTGGGGATGTGACTCGCTCTTTGGCGCCACCAAGGGAGTTCTGCGGACACGTGTAGGCTATGCGGGAGGCTCTACCGAGTCGCCGGCCTATAAGAAGAT GGGAGATCACACGGAAGTCATCGAAATTGATTATGATCCTCAAACGATCAGTTACATCGATCTGCTGGATTTGTTTTGGAACAACCACGAGTACGGTCTGACCACTCGCATGAAGCGCCAGTACATGTCGCTGATTTTGTATCATAACGAGCAACAACGGCAAATTGCGGAAGCGAGCCGGGCAGAGGAGCAGGTGAAGCGTGCTCCGGAGCACATCATCACCGAAATTGCACCAGCCGGTCCATTCTATCCTGCCGAAAA CTACCATCAAAAGTACCGCCTGCAGGGCCACACCGATCTGGCCAAGGGCATCGGACTCACGCCGGACTTGCTGCATACGTCACACGTGGCGGCTCGATTGAACGGATATCTCATCGGCGTATCCGGACTGAAGCAGTTTGAAGATGAGGCCGATCTGCTGGGATTGAGTAAGGATCAGGTGCAGTACGTCCGCGAGTACGTCATCCAGAACGAGGGCGGtggcattttttgttga
- the LOC1280322 gene encoding uncharacterized protein LOC1280322 translates to MYTVSKGPSKLVAKTRRGIPQNYEKYELFRDLGRKECDISSEFSVPRPVFQASTKSAAVQYLKAQQQQQQQHEQNVSPQHEELIKYINDSWNMVVADNPYDVPGSPDSTGSNCSLSSNSSTSSVSSTSSTSTVYYNELPNPLLVDFKPFDLETWWGKRIFNNITKSL, encoded by the exons ATGTATACGGTATCGAAAGGGCCTAGTAAATTGGTGGCAAAAACTCGGAGAG GAATACCACAAAACTATGAGAAATACGAACTGTTTCGTGACCTGGGCCGGAAAGAATGTGATATTAGCAGTGAATTCAG TGTGCCCCGGCCTGTGTTTCAAGCGTCCACAAAATCCGCTGCAGTACAGTATCTAAAggctcagcagcaacagcagcagcagcatgaacAGAATGTCAGTCCCCAGCATGAAGAGCTCATCAAATACATCAATGATT cATGGAATATGGTGGTAGCTGATAATCCTTACGATGTACCTGGTTCACCGGATAGTACGG GATCGAATTGCTCGCTATCTTCTAACAGCAGTACATCTTCTGTATCGTCGACATCGAGCACGTCTACAGTGTATTATAATGAACTACCCAATCCGCTGCTGGTAGATTTCAAACCATTCGACCTTGAGACATGGTGGGGGAAAAGAATATTTAACAACATAACCAAAAGTCTGTGA
- the LOC1280323 gene encoding uncharacterized protein LOC1280323, which translates to MALEATTFFDWASNQGVSFWEVVSRNFTHPGPFGPVPISNSAQLVPDENRLDLLLSPAQFGLLTGVVLFLFLRHKIARWREEHSHLKMTSSADIRRAAYTFLTFLEFLALAPFLCTILLVFQLYRTVIGAVLKHRHGKHFKGLLDGADVVWAIEDQNSRGMINIMANVEEPVATWTTGESSMSAEILLTLRKRISSRLMRNYRPHPKMFWKRNVELGYYFWSDQSELTVEDYIRYMDTMPLADGKRFIEEQQLRSLLSKINNRHLPADHTSSWEVLVGRQPLLDKERNILQYPILFRVHHSLGDGVALMRLLLEAIVDKEVPSRWKHLSKLKVMNIDYILKEQKASDHHHLTIGETMLQRIWKRIPSLTDLAKQRDHILRILWTIYTAPAFFHDVSRRQVDNNCIHASQMANEKVVSWIHEDHNRDTRWVEIIKRTKRLLPGTRFSDVFLTALSSSLETFFASKNGTSPKNLTVVLPARIEKESPHLKLHNRFSVALQTLPITPGIQMNDTNRHYALTKRILAVNSYSDVLRSSSDYLINYWIMSKMTCLFPETILRKILKSAHSTLAISNLPGPQQMPRIQGRELKNLCFFIPNLGTTAVGITLLTYGGKLQLGILADRAVIRTEDEAHSILRGTIEEIERMGQLLDEV; encoded by the exons ATGGCGCTCGAAGCTACCACATTCTTCGATTGGGCCTCCAACCAGGGCGTTTCCTTCTGGGAAGTTGTGTCCCGCAACTTTACCCATCCTGGTCCCTTCGGTCCGGTGCCAATATCAAACAGTGCACAATTAGTGCCGGATGAAAATCGGCTCGATCTGCTGCTATCGCCGGCGCAGTTTGGACTACTTACtggcgttgttttgtttctgtttctgcGACACAAAATAGCCCGATGGAGGGAAGAGCACAGCCACCTCAAAATGACCAGCAGCGCAGACATTCGCCGGGCAGCGTACACCTTCCTAACGTTTCTCGAGTTCCTGGCGCTCGCTCCGTTCTTGTGCACGATTCTGCTCGTATTCCAACTGTACCGTACGGTGATAGGAGCTGTGCTAAAACACCGCCATGGGAAACATTTCAAGGGCTTGCTGGACGGTGCCGATGTCGTTTGGGCAATTGAAGATCAAAACTCACGTGGCATGATCAACATCATGGCGAACGTAGAGGAGCCCGTGGCGACCTGGACAACCGGTGAGAGCTCGATGAGCGCGGAAATTCTGCTGACATTACGCAAACGCATCTCCTCGCGACTCATGCGCAACTACCGACCGCATCCAAAGATGTTCTGGAAACGCAACGTAGAACTTGGATACTACTTTTGGTCCGACCAGTCCGAGCTTACCGTGGAAGACTACATTCGCTATATGGATACAATGCCCTTAGCTGATGGAAAACGATTCATCGAGGAACAACAGTTGCGGAGTTTGCTGAGCAAAATTAACAATCGACACCTTCCAGCAGATCACACCTCCTCGTGGGAAGTGCTTGTAGGCAGGCAACCATTGCTTGATAAAGAACGAAACATTCTCCAGTATCCG ATCCTCTTCCGTGTCCATCATTCACTAGGAGACGGAGTGGCCCTGATGCGTCTGCTTCTGGAAGCTATTGTCGACAAGGAAGTACCATCGCGCTGGAAGCATCTGTCCAAGCTAAAGGTGATGAACATCGACTACATCCTGAAAGAACAGAAAGCCTCCGATCATCACCATTTGACTATAGGCGAAACAATGCTCCAGCGCATATGGAAAAGAATTCCCTCTCTCACCGATCTAGCAAAGCAACGGGACCACATTTTGCGAATCCTTTGGACCATCTACACTGCACCCGCCTTCTTTCATGATGTATCTAGACGTCAGGTCGATAACAACTGCATCCACGCTTCACAAATGGCCAACGAGAAGGTGGTCAGCTGGATACACGAGGATCACAACCGTGATACACGCTGGGTTGAGATTATCAAGcgcactaaacggcttctgcCTGGAACGCGGTTCTCGGACGTTTTCCTCACTGCACTTTCCTCCAGTTTGGAAACATTCTTTGCCAGCAAAAATGGTACATCGCCAAAAAACCTCACAGTCGTGCTTCCTGCAAGGATCGAGAAAGAGT CTCCTCACTTAAAGCTACATAATCGCTTTTCGGTAGCTCTGCAAACGCTACCAATTACTCCCGGTATACAGATGAACGACACCAATAGGCATTATGCACTCACTAAGCGTATTTTGGCGGTTAATAGTTATTCCGATGTATTGCGTTCTTCGTCCGACTATTTG ATTAACTATTGGATCATGTCTAAAATGACTTGTCTCTTTCCGGAGACCATACTAAGGAAGATTCTCAAAAGCGCACACAGCACGCTGGCGATCTCGAATCTACCGGGACCGCAGCAGATGCCCCGTATTCAAGGCAGAGAGCTGAAGAATCTCTGCTTTTTCATTCCCAATCTGGGCACCACTGCCGTTGGAATTACGCTTCTTACGTACGGTGGTAAGCTGCAGCTGGGTATACTAGCCGATCGTGCGGTCATTCGCACAGAAGACGAAGCCCACAGCATTCTCCGTGGAACGATCGAGGAGATTGAACGTATGGGCCAGTTATTAGATGAAGTTTGA
- the LOC1280320 gene encoding peptide methionine sulfoxide reductase, protein MVATEHAHDQAGRLENIPQQPLHQIDTPFEKATFGMGCFWGCDSLFGATKGVLRTRVGYAGGSTESPAYKKMGDHTEVIEIDYDPQTISYIDLLDLFWNNHEYGLTTRMKRQYMSLILYHNEQQRQIAEASRAEEQVKRAPEQIITEIAPAGPFYPAENYHQKYRLQGHTDLAKGIGLTPDLLHTSHVAARLNGYLIGVSGLKQFEDEADLLGLSKDQVQYVREYVIQNEGGGIFC, encoded by the exons ATGGTAGCTACA GAACACGCTCACGATCAAGCTGGAAGGCTGGAAAATATCCCCCAGCAGCCGCTGCATCAGATCGACACGCCTTTTGAGAAGGCCACCTTCGGAATGGGGTGCTTTTGGGGATGTGACTCGCTCTTTGGCGCCACCAAGGGAGTTCTGCGGACACGTGTAGGCTATGCGGGAGGCTCTACCGAGTCGCCGGCCTATAAGAAGAT GGGAGATCACACGGAAGTCATCGAAATTGATTATGATCCTCAAACGATCAGTTACATCGATCTGCTGGATTTGTTTTGGAACAACCACGAGTACGGTCTGACCACTCGCATGAAGCGCCAGTACATGTCGCTGATTTTGTATCATAACGAGCAACAACGGCAAATTGCGGAAGCGAGCCGGGCAGAGGAGCAGGTGAAGCGTGCTCCGGAGCAGATCATCACCGAAATTGCACCAGCCGGACCATTCTATCCTGCCGAAAA CTACCATCAAAAGTACCGCCTGCAGGGCCACACCGATCTGGCCAAGGGCATCGGACTCACGCCGGACTTGCTGCATACGTCACACGTGGCGGCTCGATTGAACGGATATCTCATCGGCGTATCCGGACTGAAGCAGTTTGAAGATGAGGCCGATCTGCTGGGATTGAGTAAGGATCAGGTGCAGTACGTCCGCGAGTACGTCATCCAGAACGAGGGCGGtggcattttttgttga
- the LOC1280321 gene encoding gonadal protein gdl: protein MENSNSTENAATIKPDAGIPPDTVADPFSNQEYLQRKLYFLLEHLKKMHGDLPEQYQMRISYDLLAGLANSLLNDTIFEIVKGLMEIQHVTEAHLMQVREKVENDHQLELKQWESKIQDPEELEHIVALMKIKHGKNMKETDMKLVLHLDQKVKDQQSTLEKAGVPGFYVTDNPKEIKIQMYLLDFILRLSRIKFESNK from the exons ATGGAAAACTCGAACAGCACGGAAAATGCTGCTACAATCAAACCAGATGCAGGAATACCACCAGACACTGTCGCTGATCCGTTCAGCAACCAGGAATATCTTCAAAGAAAACTGTACTTCCTTTTAGAGCATCTTAAAAAAATGCACGGCGATCTGCCAGA ACAGTATCAAATGAGAATATCTTACGATCTATTAGCTGGCCTGGCGAACTCTTTGCTAAACGATACGATCTTTGAAATCGTAAAAGGATTGATGGAAATTCAGCATGTAACCGAGGCTCATTTGATGCAAGTGCGCGAAAAAGTCGAAAATGACCACCAGC TCGAATTGAAACAATGGGAATCGAAAATACAGGATCCCGAAGAGCTAGAGCATATTGTGGCTCTGATGAAAATCAAGCATGGAAAGAATATGAAGGAAACCGATATGAAACTAGTTCTTCATCTCGATCAGAAAGTTAAAGATCAACAATCCACTCTGGAAAAAGCAGGCGTTCCTGGATTTTACGTCACAGACAATccaaaagaaatcaaaattCAGATGTATTTATTGGATTTCATTCTACGACTTAGTCGAATTAAGTTTGAATCGAACAAATAG